The genomic window GCTGAAGGGCCACAAGGCTGTCGGCGGCATCCGGGCTTCGCTGTACAACGCCATGCCGCTGGAAGGTGCGCAGGCGCTTGCAGCGTTCATGCGTGATTTCCAGCAGCGCAACGGCTGAACCATTCCCGCCGTGCGCAGCGCGCCGGCCAGTAACAGGTAGACGATTCCATGGCGACCAAGCCAAGCAAGAACGCCAGCAAGACCCCGCCGGCTGCGGCAACCAAGCCGGTTGCCAAAAAAGCAGCAGCCAACAAGGCGCCAGCCAAGAAGCCTTCGGTCAAGCAAGCAGCTGCCAGCAAGAAGGCGGCCGACAGCTTGACCGTCGCCAAGCCGGTGTTGTCGGACGTGCGCGCCAAGATCGACCAGATCGATCGCAGCATCCAGGCATTGATTGCCGAGCGGGCAAACTTCGCCCACCAGGTTGGCAAGGCCAAGGGCAAGCTGGCTGCGGCCGTCGACTATTACCGCCCCGAGCGCGAAGCGCAGGTGCTGCGCATGGTGGTGGACCGCAACGAAGGCCCGCTCAGCGACGAGGTGCTGGTACATGTGTACCGCGAAATCATGTCGGCCTGCCTGGCCCAGCAGGAGCCGCTGAAGATCGGTTATCTCGGTCCGGAAGGCACCTTCAGCCAGCAGGCCGTGCTCAAGCACTTTGGCCGCTCGGCGATGGGCTTGCCGATGGCCAGCATCGAAGAAGTGTTCCAGGAAGTGGAAGCGGGCAACGCCGATTTCGGCGTGGTGCCGGTGGAAAACTCCGGGCAGGGCACGATCCAGATCACGCTGGACATGTTCCTGACTTCCAATCTCAAGATCTGCGGCGAAGTGGAGCTGCGGGTACAGCAGTTCCTGATGTCGCGCAGTGGGCGCATCGAGGATATCGAGCGCATTTATGCGCATCCGCAGTCGTTCATGCAGACCTCGGCCTGGTTGCGCGCCAATCTGCCCAAGGCGGAGAAGATTCCGGTCTCCAGCAATGCCGAAGGCGCGCGTCGCGCCCGCAATGCGGAAGACGCGGCCGCCATTGGTGGCGAGAGTGCAGGGCACGTCTACGGTTTGAAGAAGGTGGTGACCAAGCCGATCCAGAACGATGCGGACAACACCACCCGTTTCCTGGTGATCGGCCGGCAACTGTTCCCGTCGTCGGGCCATGACCGCACCTCGGTGCTGGTCTTCATCCACGACAAGCCCGGCGCCCTGTTCGACGTGCTGAGCCCGTTCGCGCGCCATGGCATCAGCATGAACCGCATCGAGTCGCGTCCGTCGCACCAGGCCAAGTGGGAATACGGTTTCTTCATCGACCTGGCCGGCCATATCGAAGACGAATCGATGCAGGCTGCCTTGGCCGAATTGAAGGCGCACTCGGCGCAGATCAAGGTGCTCGGCTCCTATCCGGTCGCCGTGCCCTGAGCAATGCGCAGTTCCTTCCCCCGCACGCGGGGGAAGGTGCCCGAAGGGCGGAAGGGGGCGCTTTTCCGTCAGCAGCCCAGCAACCCGCACATTCTTCTTTCCTGCATTCGCGGAAGGAACACAGCAGATCAGAGAGACCGCATGACCTCCCAGCCCTACTGGATTGCACACAAAGGTTCCGCCCTGCAGGGTACGCTCGCCATTCCCGGCGACAAGTCGGTATCCCACCGCTCGGTGATGTTTGCTGCACTGGCCGATGGCGTATCGCATATCGAGGGCTTCCTGGAAGGCGAGGACACCCGCGCCACCGCGGCGATCTTCGAGCAGATGGGCGTGCGCTTTGAAACGCCGTCGCCGTCGCAGCGCATCGTCCATGGCGTGGGCGTGGATGGCTTGAAGGCCCCGCAGGCGGCGTTGGATTGCGGCAATGC from Stenotrophomonas nitritireducens includes these protein-coding regions:
- the pheA gene encoding prephenate dehydratase, with translation MATKPSKNASKTPPAAATKPVAKKAAANKAPAKKPSVKQAAASKKAADSLTVAKPVLSDVRAKIDQIDRSIQALIAERANFAHQVGKAKGKLAAAVDYYRPEREAQVLRMVVDRNEGPLSDEVLVHVYREIMSACLAQQEPLKIGYLGPEGTFSQQAVLKHFGRSAMGLPMASIEEVFQEVEAGNADFGVVPVENSGQGTIQITLDMFLTSNLKICGEVELRVQQFLMSRSGRIEDIERIYAHPQSFMQTSAWLRANLPKAEKIPVSSNAEGARRARNAEDAAAIGGESAGHVYGLKKVVTKPIQNDADNTTRFLVIGRQLFPSSGHDRTSVLVFIHDKPGALFDVLSPFARHGISMNRIESRPSHQAKWEYGFFIDLAGHIEDESMQAALAELKAHSAQIKVLGSYPVAVP